One segment of Triticum aestivum cultivar Chinese Spring chromosome 2A, IWGSC CS RefSeq v2.1, whole genome shotgun sequence DNA contains the following:
- the LOC123185329 gene encoding replication protein A 70 kDa DNA-binding subunit C-like: MVLLDAQGNHMYAEVPEKNVDSFIDRIEEGKIYDIRKFLVFPRKYVFRPVEGHSMIKFTKRTELVERTGMEAEFPFCTYALTPIAHLPRPADMPERFTDVIGLVTGISEAVQYVSASRTEPSTKRVIHLKDLTGHQITVILWEKQP; this comes from the exons ATGGTCCTTTTGGATGCACAG GGCAATCACATGTACGCTGAGGTCCCAGAGAAGAATGTTGATAGCTTCATCGATCGTATCGAAGAGGGGAAGATATATGACATCCGAAAGTTCCTGGTGTTCCCAAGGAAATACGTTTTTAGACCGGTGGAGGGTCATTCAATGATAAAGTTTACGAAGCGCACTGAGCTTGTGGAGAGGACTGGAATGGAGGCGGAGTTCCCCTTCTGTACGTATGCGCTTACTCCGATAGCTCACCTCCCCAGGCCAGCAGACATGCCTGAGCGCTTTACAG ATGTCATTGGATTGGTTACTGGAATTTCTGAAGCTGTTCAGTATGTTAGTGCAAGCAGGACTGAGCCTTCTACTAAACGAGTTATTCATTTGAAAGATCTCAC GGGTCATCAGATCACTGTCATACTGTGGGAGAAGCAGCCCTGA
- the LOC123191690 gene encoding replication protein A 70 kDa DNA-binding subunit E: protein MTCVALSDLHVGWDKQSVCVRLSRLWHYRGGLENGPVKVVHMVLLDAQGNHGYATVPTDILGAYIDMLHEGVVYEFSRFAVHPRPIILNPVDAPLMIKFTQFTVIKNCFHLNDEFPEWTFHLTPINELPPANDTPQNYIDVIGVITAISPMKAIRLPHTLSRVFKRHVLLSDHNGNELGITLWGERAIRFNGESVRFMGQTEPAVVIFVGATVFVNEGSRPRSQQLSTFLRRLGLSSRPNMLMSFLRRY from the exons ATGACTTGTGTTGCTCTGTCCGATCTGCACGTCGGCTGGGACAAACAGTCTGTCTGTGTCCGCCTATCACGCCTATGGCATTACCGTGGTGGTTTGGAGAATGGACCTGTCAAAGTTGTGCACATGGTTCTTCTGGATGCTCAG GGTAACCATGGTTACGCAACTGTCCCAACGGATATTCTTGGCGCTTATATTGACATGCTACATGAGGGCGTGGTCTATGAATTTAGTCGATTTGCCGTGCATCCTCGGCCAATCATTTTGAACCCCGTCGACGCACCGTTGATGATCAAGTTTACACAATTTACAGTCATAAAGAACTGTTTCCACCTAAACGACGAGTTCCCGGAGTGGACATTCCACTTGACTCCAATTAACGAGCTACCCCCTGCAAATGATACTCCTCAGAACTACATAG ATGTTATCGGAGTCATTACGGCAATCTCTCCTATGAAAGCTATTCGGCTGCCTCACACACTTAGCCGAGTATTCAAGCGACATGTACTCCTATCTGATCATAA TGGCAATGAGCTTGGGATAACCCTTTGGGGTGAAAGAGCTATTCGATTTAACGGAGAAAGTGTTCGTTTTATGGGTCAAACAGAACCAGCTGTAGTCATCTTTGTTGGCGCCACCGTTTTTGTTAATGAAG GCTCCCGCCCTCGTTCCCAGCAATTGAGCACCTTCCTGCGCCGTCTAGGATTGTCCTCCAGGCCCAACATGTTGATGTCCTTCCTACGGCGTTATTAA
- the LOC123185325 gene encoding uncharacterized protein, with the protein MNINLYHKEAGTFRCNVMVTRVSHLKKWWATFCTDCHYMPMPAATSLTQPDVYTCGRRSCSCTSATVGYTLCVLAKDRSGEAEFELFGAKGQQIVGRSAGQVIRNNMRHDPTIHNVHVAASMVRKIPPELLGLLGMKCTFHVRASSDGFFGRWPAFHVDAIESFEALKTNLSVMDLLTPS; encoded by the exons ATGAACATTAATTTATATCACAAGGAG GCAGGTACGTTTCGATGCAACGTGATGGTTACAAGGGTTTCGCATTTGAAAAAATGGTGGGCCACCTTCTGTACAGACTGCCACTATATGCCCATGCCAGCTGCGACGTCACTCACTCAGCCTGATGTATATACATGTGGACGTCGTAGCTGTTCATGTACCAGTGCAACAGTCGG GTACACATTATGTGTCCTTGCAAAAGACCGAAGCGGAGAAGCCGAGTTTGAGTTGTTTGGAGCAAAAGGGCAGCAGATTGTCGGTCGATCTGCTGGCCAGGTCATTCGCAACAACATGCGTCATGACCCTACTATTCACAATGTTCATGTGGCGGCCTCGATGGTCAGGAAAATTCCTCCTGAACTTTTAGGCTTGCTTGGCATGAAATGCACGTTTCATGTTCGTGCGTCGTCTGACGGCTTCTTTGGAAGGTGGCCGGCGTTTCATGTCGATGCTATTGAATCATTCGAGGCTCTGAAGACCAACCTCTCTGTCATGGATCTGCTTACCCCATCGTGA